In Melopsittacus undulatus isolate bMelUnd1 chromosome 2 unlocalized genomic scaffold, bMelUnd1.mat.Z SUPER_2_unloc_1, whole genome shotgun sequence, a genomic segment contains:
- the LOC117438038 gene encoding ragulator complex protein LAMTOR1-like has product MGCCYSSEGEASEQEEETKRLLEPDPSPPNKALNGAEQSYHNLPSARTDEQAMLSSILAKTAINIIDVSAADSQGMEQHEYMDRARQYSTRLAMLSSSLTHWKKAPALPSLTNQPHQVLASDPVPFADLQQVSRIAAYAFSALSQIRVDAKEELVVQFGIP; this is encoded by the exons ATGGGCTGCTGCTACAGCAGCGAAGGGGAGGCCTCGGagcag GAGGAGGAGACAAAGCGGCTGCTGGAGCCGGACCCCAGCCCCCCCAACAAGGCACTGAACGGGGCTGAGCAGAGCTACCACAACCTGCCCTCGGCGCGCACGGACGAGCAGGCCATGCTGTCCTCCATCCTCGCCAAGACTGCCAT caacATCATCGACGTGTCGGCTGCGGACTCACAGGGCATGGAGCAGCACGAGTACATGGACCGGGCACGGCAGTACAG CACCCGCCTGGCCATGCTCAGCTCCAGCCTCACGCACTGGAAGAAGGCTCCGGCGCTGCCGTCTCTCACCAACCAACCCCACCAGGTCCTGGCCAGTGACCCCGTCCCCTTCGCAGACCTGCAGCAG GTGTCCCGGATAGCTGCCTATGCCTTCAGTGCGCTGTCCCAGATCCGCGTGGACGCCAAGGAGGAGCTGGTGGTGCAGTTCGGCATCCCCTGA